The Caldisericia bacterium genome has a segment encoding these proteins:
- a CDS encoding N-acetylmuramoyl-L-alanine amidase produces the protein MFEFIVVHHSATTSRLGREDHDGERLWIAIKRYHRNRWKKRFPWYVMDYHFGIGPTGKVFPGQPLSFPAWHTGDDW, from the coding sequence ATGTTTGAGTTTATAGTGGTTCATCACTCAGCAACAACCTCAAGGCTTGGAAGAGAGGATCATGATGGAGAGAGATTGTGGATTGCAATAAAGAGGTATCATAGAAACAGGTGGAAGAAGAGATTCCCATGGTATGTGATGGATTATCACTTTGGAATAGGACCAACAGGAAAGGTTTTTCCGGGACAACCTTTGTCTTTTCCTGCATGGCATACAGGAGATGACTGGTA
- a CDS encoding YvrJ family protein, translating into MTFKELLSLIGNMGFPIVVASYLLIRTNGKMDRLKDAIHELSESIKVLKEELRRGHV; encoded by the coding sequence ATAACCTTTAAAGAACTACTTTCACTTATAGGAAATATGGGATTTCCAATAGTTGTTGCAAGTTATCTACTTATAAGAACAAATGGAAAGATGGATAGATTGAAAGATGCAATTCATGAACTTTCTGAAAGTATAAAGGTTTTAAAGGAGGAGTTAAGGAGGGGACATGTTTGA
- a CDS encoding DUF2922 domain-containing protein, which translates to MADTSVKELVMVFETQTPGRYYTMRYRNPKDGITTEEIQNFMQWVIDQNMFLTPYGELTGIHDGGVVERTFTDLIPD; encoded by the coding sequence ATGGCAGATACTTCAGTAAAGGAGTTGGTTATGGTTTTTGAGACTCAAACTCCGGGAAGATACTACACAATGAGATACAGAAATCCAAAGGATGGTATAACCACAGAGGAGATTCAGAACTTCATGCAGTGGGTAATTGACCAGAATATGTTCCTTACACCTTATGGTGAACTCACAGGAATTCATGATGGCGGAGTTGTGGAAAGAACATTTACCGACTTAATCCCAGATTAA